The following are encoded together in the Caldivirga sp. genome:
- a CDS encoding cation:proton antiporter, translating into MIMSEAAASLLYLGVMLVLAKAFEELFLRVKLIPFVGAIVVGIILGDGVMGLVSINTVIQFVSSLGIILLLFLSGAEEFEIEGKLSTNALAAVVIELALPFAVIYASLVAMGVSVEPLLIIPLIMTSVGPLARLLMDLGITKTSLGGALFQQGVLIEVASVILFATLLSLRTGDSALTLIGMVLLIVFIFVMGPWVSRFFEWIEGYIKAREVEFAVVVSLILVVAFLAELVNFNSAVAALFLGILLRRYFKDRPELLEKLHGFTYGFFEPLFFVSIGLYFTRLNLSLLLIGLIIALLLLSSKVTAGALAAVLLKGEVLTNGLGTSTKGGVDASLLVTLLTMGLITRSTYSYLALSIIVNSLLVPLIFRAVVKPVTQVNAAVRVRLNNSIMSVGEQLKPLTVTCGDSLRVAVNRMVERGVRAIVVVNDENKPLGYLSVQQLLEVDPALYESTPACSLPLNELVTVGNGARIIDVLRRFRETEAPIIGVVDDDNRLVATIYERELMRLLTTV; encoded by the coding sequence GCTATAGTTGTGGGTATTATACTGGGTGATGGTGTAATGGGGCTAGTGAGCATTAATACTGTTATTCAATTCGTGTCCTCACTGGGCATAATCCTACTACTATTCCTATCAGGGGCGGAGGAATTTGAGATTGAAGGTAAGTTAAGCACTAATGCGTTAGCCGCAGTGGTAATTGAGCTTGCTTTACCGTTCGCTGTGATTTACGCTTCACTAGTGGCCATGGGGGTTAGTGTTGAGCCTCTTCTCATAATACCCCTCATAATGACCAGCGTTGGGCCACTGGCTAGATTACTCATGGATCTGGGTATCACTAAGACCAGCCTAGGGGGAGCGCTTTTTCAACAGGGTGTATTAATTGAGGTTGCGTCAGTTATACTCTTCGCCACCCTACTCAGTCTGAGGACTGGGGACTCTGCCTTAACGTTGATAGGCATGGTGCTCTTAATAGTGTTCATATTCGTAATGGGGCCATGGGTCTCCAGGTTCTTTGAGTGGATTGAGGGCTACATTAAGGCTAGGGAGGTTGAGTTCGCTGTGGTGGTTTCACTAATACTCGTTGTTGCCTTCCTAGCTGAACTCGTTAACTTCAATTCAGCGGTGGCCGCATTATTCCTAGGCATACTACTTAGGAGGTATTTTAAGGATAGGCCGGAGCTCCTTGAGAAGCTTCACGGCTTCACCTACGGCTTCTTCGAGCCCTTATTCTTCGTTAGCATAGGCCTATACTTCACTAGGCTTAACCTAAGCCTACTATTAATAGGCTTAATAATAGCCTTACTCCTATTATCATCAAAGGTGACTGCAGGGGCCTTGGCTGCAGTTTTACTTAAGGGTGAGGTGCTTACTAATGGCTTAGGCACATCAACTAAGGGGGGTGTGGATGCATCGCTACTAGTCACCTTATTAACCATGGGCTTAATAACCAGGTCAACATACTCGTACTTAGCCTTATCAATAATAGTGAATTCACTACTGGTTCCACTCATCTTTAGGGCAGTAGTGAAGCCGGTAACTCAGGTTAATGCAGCAGTCAGGGTTAGGCTTAACAACAGTATAATGAGCGTGGGTGAGCAGCTTAAGCCCCTTACGGTAACCTGCGGTGATAGTTTAAGAGTTGCCGTGAATAGGATGGTGGAGAGGGGGGTGAGGGCTATTGTCGTGGTTAATGATGAGAATAAGCCCCTAGGCTACTTATCCGTCCAACAATTACTGGAGGTGGATCCAGCGCTCTACGAGTCGACCCCAGCCTGCTCATTACCATTAAATGAATTAGTAACCGTTGGTAATGGGGCGAGGATTATTGATGTCTTGAGGAGGTTTAGGGAAACCGAGGCACCCATTATTGGTGTGGTGGATGATGATAATAGGTTAGTGGCGACGATTTACGAAAGGGAGTTAATGAGGTTACTCACAACTGTTTAG